From a region of the Panicum virgatum strain AP13 chromosome 2K, P.virgatum_v5, whole genome shotgun sequence genome:
- the LOC120687945 gene encoding uncharacterized protein LOC120687945, translating to MAPEVEHLSWQCASGASHVHFGDIWNLMSVTMKTSEPQGQLPHSPPSNALSLNICEWLLFDQEEGAALSFDFEQYISSRCPIANISTLELCITSSGHVCGALVLHLLEVYTLIKRLKVDLCKFQAGRECSANCPCIQLNNWRNQTVSLTHLNVSWLKEEGHSRVS from the exons ATGGCACCAGAGGTGGAGCATCTCTCATGGCAATGCGCTAGCGGAGCATCACATGTTCACTTTGGTGATATTTGGAACCTGATGTCCGTGACCATGAAGACATCGGAGCCTCAAGGGCAGCTGCCGCACAGCCCTCCCTCCAACGCCTTGTCGCTCAACATATGTGAATGGCTGCTG TTTGATCAGGAAGAAGGTGCAGCCCTGAGCTTTGACTTTGAGCAGTACATATCATCCCGCTGTCCTATTGCCAACATTTCTACTTTAGAGCTGTgcatcacctccagcggacATGTCTGCGGAGCACTGGTCCTGCACCTGCTGGAGGTTTATACCTTGATAAAGAGGCTTAAGGTGGACCTGTGTAAGTTTCAG GCGGGAAGAGAATGCAGTGCGAACTGCCCCTGTATTCAGTTGAATAACTGGAGAAATCAGACTGTCTCCTTGACTCATCTGAATGTGTCGTGGCTCaaggaggagggccacagccgggtgtcgtag